The Cylindrospermopsis curvispora GIHE-G1 genome contains a region encoding:
- a CDS encoding tetratricopeptide repeat protein has translation MTKESVNFQFLQPQDLQLVRLGILAEGYVWHKPNTCLVKLRYLGETLAQLIAARTGNFHSTVENQADLLRQLEFKRILPQKVALLFHQVRVVSDRATYEYTSDFSQALTILKIARELAIWFHRTFSGDTTFTPNPFICPSSPVDNRAELEILEHIEIEFEQALPIFSVHLAQLQAISSTLSPRQTDNIISLGNQAVLEIDLEEDAHTYLCRGIARSDLGDNRGAINDFTQSISLNSNLAQAYMERGIARYNLEDKRGAIEDFNQSLHINPNLALAYYGRGVSHGDMGYHQKAIDDFNQAIHLNSAFFDAYTRRGLARYDLGDKQGAIDDFNQLIRINSHFADGYAARGFVYCDLGNYQEAINDFNQAITINPNYAQAYHNRGVARSQLGDKQGAIDDYTRALNLNPKFASAYYNRGIIRSDLGSKKAAMDDYTQALRIDPNYAQAYNNRGAIRTYLGNYQGAIDDYIQALRVDYNYTEAYYNWGTTRINLEDNQGAIDDYTQAININPNYAQAYYGRGIARFNLGDKQGAIDDYTQSLSLNPNYAQAYYNRGIARTSLGDKQGAVDDYTQAININPNYAQAHYAWGMLRSELGDKQGAINDYTQALNINPDDTETYIARGLTRSELGDNQGAIDDYTQALNLNPDYAYVYNNRGIVRSHMADYQTAIDDYTEAINISPDYADAYYNRGIAYYDLANYQRAIDDYTQALEIKSNCADAYIGRGTALYKLGDSQGAINDFNHGLDIDPSYADAYNNRGIVRYELGDYQGAIEDFNHTLNINPNYAQAYNNRGIVRYELRDNRGAMEDFNHAININSNYAQAYNNRGIVRICLGERQLAIEDFSQATIIAYNYTESYINRGYVRYELGNRQKAIEDFNQALNINPNHAQAYNNRGVAYRDLGDKEWAKDDFSQALQINTHYAEAYNNRAIVCYELGDKQEAIENLNQALNINSNCVEAYNMRGNIRYELGDRQGAIEDFNRALSLGSLDLTDNLKFWEKGGLTLTITPHNYLNLKILSFEVVSKKNSGEIIKRDASAIYFLEDLGDDITLEMVEIPGGTFTIKSAENRGTSEDMAEHLVTIPSFFMGKYEITQEQYEAVTGNNPSYFKGDKRPVERVKWSQAVDFCEKLSQITGKIYTLPSEAQWEYACRGGTSTEFHFGDTITTDLVNYHGDHGNSLAPQGKYRKQTTEVGSFPPNPFGLYDMHGNVWEWCLDHWHDHYQDIPKDGSPWVEKGIFSVFRGHVLRGGSWCDSANHCRCGSRNRHLSDKNNLGFRVMCSNLNR, from the coding sequence ATGACAAAAGAATCAGTCAACTTCCAGTTTTTACAACCGCAGGATTTACAGTTAGTACGTCTTGGTATTTTGGCTGAGGGCTATGTGTGGCATAAACCCAACACTTGTCTGGTTAAATTGCGCTACTTGGGCGAAACCTTAGCTCAATTAATTGCTGCTAGAACGGGAAATTTCCATTCCACTGTTGAAAACCAAGCAGATTTATTGCGCCAATTAGAGTTCAAACGAATCCTACCACAAAAGGTAGCCCTTCTATTCCATCAAGTTAGGGTTGTTAGTGATAGAGCAACCTATGAGTATACTAGTGATTTTAGTCAGGCTTTGACTATATTAAAGATAGCTAGGGAGTTAGCTATCTGGTTTCATCGCACATTTAGTGGAGACACCACCTTTACCCCCAATCCCTTTATATGTCCTTCTAGTCCAGTTGATAATAGGGCAGAGTTGGAAATATTGGAACATATAGAAATTGAATTTGAACAGGCATTACCCATATTTTCAGTTCATTTAGCACAACTACAGGCTATCTCTAGCACCTTATCACCAAGACAGACTGACAATATTATCTCCCTAGGTAATCAGGCAGTTTTAGAAATTGACCTGGAAGAGGATGCCCATACCTACCTTTGCCGAGGAATTGCCCGCAGCGACTTAGGAGACAATCGGGGGGCAATAAATGATTTTACTCAGTCTATAAGTCTTAATTCTAACCTTGCTCAGGCATACATGGAGCGGGGAATTGCCAGATATAATTTGGAGGATAAGCGAGGAGCAATCGAGGATTTTAACCAATCTCTTCATATTAACCCCAATCTTGCTTTAGCTTATTACGGTCGTGGGGTTAGTCACGGTGACATGGGATATCACCAAAAAGCAATAGATGATTTCAACCAAGCTATTCACCTTAATTCTGCTTTTTTTGATGCCTATACTAGACGGGGACTTGCCAGATATGATTTGGGGGATAAGCAGGGAGCAATAGATGATTTTAATCAGCTTATCAGGATTAACTCCCACTTTGCCGATGGGTATGCTGCCAGAGGATTTGTTTACTGTGACTTAGGAAACTACCAAGAAGCTATAAATGATTTCAACCAGGCAATTACAATTAATCCTAATTATGCCCAAGCATACCATAATCGAGGTGTTGCTCGCAGTCAATTAGGAGATAAGCAGGGAGCAATAGACGACTATACCCGCGCCCTGAATCTTAATCCTAAGTTTGCTAGTGCCTATTACAACCGGGGCATAATTCGTAGTGACCTGGGTTCTAAAAAGGCGGCGATGGATGATTACACCCAAGCTCTCAGAATTGATCCCAATTATGCTCAAGCGTATAATAATCGGGGAGCTATTCGTACTTACTTGGGAAATTATCAAGGAGCAATAGATGATTACATTCAAGCTCTCAGAGTTGATTATAACTATACTGAAGCCTATTATAATTGGGGAACTACCCGCATTAATTTAGAAGACAACCAGGGAGCAATAGATGATTATACCCAAGCCATTAATATTAATCCTAATTATGCTCAAGCCTACTACGGTCGGGGAATTGCTCGTTTTAACCTAGGAGATAAACAAGGAGCAATAGATGATTATACCCAGAGCTTGAGTCTTAATCCTAACTATGCTCAAGCCTACTACAACCGAGGAATTGCTCGCACTAGCTTAGGAGATAAACAAGGAGCGGTAGATGATTATACTCAAGCTATTAATATTAATCCTAATTATGCTCAAGCCCACTACGCTTGGGGAATGCTTCGCAGCGAACTGGGAGATAAACAAGGGGCGATAAATGATTATACTCAAGCACTCAATATTAACCCTGATGATACTGAAACCTACATTGCACGGGGACTGACCCGAAGTGAGTTGGGAGACAACCAGGGAGCAATAGATGATTATACCCAGGCCCTGAATCTTAATCCTGATTATGCTTACGTATATAACAATCGAGGAATTGTTCGTAGTCATATGGCAGACTATCAAACGGCAATAGATGATTATACGGAAGCCATTAATATTAGTCCTGATTATGCTGATGCCTACTATAATCGGGGGATTGCTTACTATGATTTAGCAAACTACCAGAGAGCAATAGATGATTACACTCAAGCTCTAGAAATTAAGTCTAATTGTGCTGATGCCTATATTGGCAGAGGAACTGCCCTTTATAAGTTAGGAGATAGCCAAGGAGCAATAAATGATTTCAATCATGGTCTGGATATTGACCCTAGTTATGCTGATGCTTACAACAATCGGGGAATTGTTCGCTATGAGCTGGGAGATTACCAGGGAGCAATAGAGGATTTCAATCATACTCTTAATATTAATCCCAATTATGCCCAAGCTTATAACAATAGGGGAATTGTTCGCTATGAGTTGAGGGATAATCGGGGAGCAATGGAGGATTTCAATCACGCTATTAATATTAACTCTAACTATGCCCAAGCCTATAACAATAGGGGAATTGTGCGTATTTGTTTGGGCGAGAGGCAATTGGCTATAGAAGATTTCAGTCAAGCTACTATAATTGCCTATAATTATACAGAATCGTATATTAATAGAGGATATGTACGCTATGAACTGGGGAATAGGCAAAAAGCCATAGAAGATTTTAATCAAGCTTTAAATATTAATCCCAATCACGCCCAAGCATACAACAATCGGGGAGTTGCCTACAGAGATTTAGGAGATAAGGAGTGGGCTAAAGATGATTTTAGTCAAGCTCTACAAATAAATACTCATTATGCAGAAGCATACAACAATCGAGCAATTGTTTGCTATGAATTAGGAGATAAACAAGAAGCAATAGAGAATTTAAATCAGGCTTTAAATATTAACTCCAATTGTGTTGAAGCGTATAACATGCGAGGGAACATTCGCTACGAATTGGGAGATAGACAGGGAGCAATAGAGGATTTTAACCGAGCTTTAAGTCTTGGTAGTTTAGACCTAACGGACAACCTCAAGTTTTGGGAGAAGGGAGGATTAACACTGACCATTACACCTCATAATTACCTTAACTTAAAAATCCTCAGCTTTGAAGTAGTTAGTAAGAAAAATTCCGGAGAGATAATCAAACGTGACGCTAGTGCCATATACTTTTTGGAGGATTTAGGTGATGATATCACCTTAGAAATGGTAGAAATTCCGGGAGGGACATTTACCATCAAGTCAGCTGAAAATCGGGGAACCTCGGAGGACATGGCTGAACATTTAGTCACAATACCCAGTTTTTTCATGGGAAAATACGAGATAACACAAGAACAATATGAAGCTGTTACCGGAAATAACCCTTCTTATTTCAAGGGTGACAAACGCCCAGTAGAACGGGTAAAGTGGAGTCAAGCAGTTGATTTTTGCGAGAAACTCAGTCAGATTACCGGGAAGATATACACCTTACCTAGTGAAGCACAGTGGGAATATGCTTGCAGAGGGGGAACCAGCACAGAATTTCATTTTGGTGACACCATCACCACAGATCTGGTCAACTATCATGGAGACCATGGGAATAGTTTAGCACCTCAAGGAAAATATCGCAAACAAACTACGGAGGTGGGAAGTTTTCCTCCTAACCCATTTGGATTATACGATATGCACGGGAACGTTTGGGAATGGTGTTTAGATCATTGGCATGATCACTACCAAGATATACCAAAGGATGGTAGTCCATGGGTTGAGAAGGGAATTTTTAGTGTTTTTCGCGGCCATGTGTTACGTGGTGGTTCTTGGTGTGATTCTGCCAACCACTGTCGTTGTGGTTCCCGTAATCGTCACCTCTCTGACAAGAACAACTTAGGTTTCCGAGTTATGTGCTCAAACTTAAATCGTTAA